One window of the Eucalyptus grandis isolate ANBG69807.140 chromosome 8, ASM1654582v1, whole genome shotgun sequence genome contains the following:
- the LOC104414281 gene encoding adenosylhomocysteinase — MALSVEKTTGGREYKVKDMSQADFGRLEIELAEVEMPGLMACRTEFGPSQPFKGARITGSLHMTIQTAVLIETLTALGAEVRWCSCNIFSTQDHAAAAIARDSAAVFAWKGETLQEYWWCTERALDWGPGGGPDLIVDDGGDATLLIHEGVKAEEIFAKTGKLPDPASTDNAEFQLVLTIIRDGLKTDPQRYHKMKDRLVGVSEETTTGVKRLYQMQANGTLLFPAINVNDSVTKSKFDNLYGCRHSLPDGLMRATDVMIAGKVAVVCGYGDVGKGCAAALKQAGARVIVTEIDPICALQALMEGLQVLPLQDVVSEADIFVTTTGNKDIIMVHDMKKMKNNAIVCNIGHFDNEIDMHGLENFPGVKRITIKPQTDRWVFPDTKSGIIVLAEGRLMNLGCATGHPSFVMSCSFTNQVIAQLELWKEKSSGKYKKEVYVLPKHLDEKVAALHLGKLGAKLTKLSKEQADYISVPVEGPYKPPHYRY, encoded by the exons ATGGCGTTGTCCGTGGAGAAGACCACCGGCGGCCGGGAGTACAAGGTGAAGGACATGTCCCAGGCCGACTTCGGCCGCCTCGAGATCGAGCTGGCGGAGGTGGAGATGCCGGGGCTCATGGCCTGCCGCACGGAGTTCGGCCCCTCCCAGCCCTTCAAGGGCGCCCGCATCACCGGCTCCCTCCACATGACCATCCAGACCGCCGTCCTCATCGAGACCCTCACCGCCCTCGGCGCCGAGGTCCGCTGGTGCTCCTGCAACATCTTCTCCACCCAGgaccacgccgccgccgccatcgcccgCGACTCCGCCGCCGTGTTCGCCTGGAAGGGCGAGACCCTCCAGGAGTACTGGTGGTGCACCGAGCGCGCCCTCGACTGGGGCCCCGGCGGCGGCCCCGACCTCATCGTCGACGACGGCGGTGACGCCACCCTCCTCATCCACGAGGGGGTCAAGGCCGAGGAGATCTTCGCCAAGACCGGCAAGCTCCCCGACCCGGCCTCCACCGACAACGCCGAGTTCCAGCTCGTGCTCACCATCATCAGGGACGGCCTGAAGACCGACCCGCAGAGGTACCACAAGATGAAGGACAGGCTCGTCGGCGTCTCGGAGGAGACCACCACTGGCGTCAAGAGGTTGTACCAGATGCAGGCCAACGGGACTCTCTTGTTCCCTGCCATCAACGTCAATGACTCTGTCACCAAGAGCAAG TTTGATAACTTGTATGGCTGCCGCCACTCTCTCCCTGACGGTCTGATGAGGGCCACCGATGTCATGATCGCTGGAAAAGTTGCTGTGGTCTGTGGATACGGAGATGTGGGCAAGGGCTGCGCTGCTGCCCTCAAGCAGGCTGGTGCTCGCGTCATTGTGACTGAGATCGATCCCATCTGTGCTCTCCAAGCTCTCATGGAAGGCCTCCAGGTCCTACCCCTCCAGGATGTTGTCTCTGAGGCTGACATCTTTGTCACCACCACTGGCAACAAGGACATCATCATGGTCCACgacatgaagaagatgaagaacaaTGCCATCGTCTGCAACATCGGTCACTTTGATAACGAGATTGACATGCACGGCCTGGAGAACTTCCCCGGTGTGAAGCGCATCACCATCAAGCCCCAAACCGACAGGTGGGTCTTCCCCGACACCAAGTCAGGCATCATCGTCTTGGCGGAGGGACGCCTCATGAACTTGGGTTGTGCCACCGGCCACCCTAGCTTCGTCATGTCCTGCTCCTTCACGAACCAGGTGATTGCCCAGCTTGAGCTGTGGAAGGAGAAGTCCTCTGGCAAGTATAAGAAGGAGGTCTATGTCTTGCCCAAGCACCTGGATGAGAAGGTGGCTGCTCTTCACCTCGGCAAGCTCGGTGCTAAGCTCACCAAGCTCAGCAAGGAGCAAGCCGACTACATTAGCGTCCCCGTCGAGGGTCCCTACAAGCCTCCTCACTACAGGTACTAG